CATTAATAGGGAAACAAATGCCTTGGTCACTGAATGAAGTGACTAGAGGAAGGTAGTATATAGAAAgttatttgcattattattaacattattgttttctttttctaaaaggtGATTTTAAAGATCGAGCCGAGATGATAGACTTCAGTATACGGATCAAAAACGTTACAAGAAATGATGCTGGGAAATACCGCTGTGAAGTTAGTGCCCCATCTGAGCAAGGCCAAAACCTGGAAGAAGATACGGTCACTCTAGAAGTGCTAGGTGTGATGTGCTTGTAGCTGTAGGATTACTGTTCTCCAccctcatccccatcacctaggcCACCTGGGGCCCTGGTTAGGAAAGTTCTAGAAATCACCAACACCACCTTTCCTGTAAAATCTTGGCTATTGCCCCTTTTCACCTCATTCGCTGCCAAAATTTTACTCTTAGAAATTTGTTGTGACAAAAATCTCTTTTCATTTCAGGTTAAGGTAAATCTTAATGGCCCTATCTTCTACACAGGAGTTTTTCCcctaacagtttatttttcagtACCTTTCAGTATACAGGGTCTATCTCTTACATATAAAATCCAATCACACGAGATGACGGAAAagccttaaaacaaaaaagtaggtCAGGGAAAGTATTAGAAATTAtttggtaaaaaagaaaagaaagggaaagaaaatgaaagaacaaagaaaagaaaaaagaaaagaaattgggtAAAGAAGGGAAATTAGGATTTATTGTGCAGCTAGTATATGTTAGGCTCttacacatacataattttaCTTAATCTTCACTGACAGCTTCAtttctatagatgagaaaatagaagctaAACGATTTTTTCCAAGTCTACATAGCTAATAATTGTCTGGACCAGGATTTGGATCCTGGTGGGATTAACTCCAAAGCCAATATATTTAGCTACTATGAGAATCCCTGATAGATACTAACAGCTCATGATGACAACTGGTGGAGGAACATGATCTTTTCTTCCCCCTGGATGTTACTGTAAAAACTGCTGACCATAGAGAGTAAAAtgactcctcttcctttttctatatAACCCAGGGTCTTTCTAAAATGCTAGTCACTCGCTAGTATAGCagaaattaaattcagaaaacttTGCAGGAGATTCAGCTGGTGTATTAGTCTTCTCTTGCTAcataacaaatgatcacaaaccAAGCAGCTTACACCACCACCTGTTTATTAGCTCACAGTTCTGTAGATCAGAAGTCCAGCTTGACAAGGCAAGGCTCTCTTCCCAGGGTATCATAAGGCTGAAATCAGGGAGTCAGCAGGCTGAGTTCTTGTCTGGAGGTTCTGGGGAAAAGTCCACTGCCGAGCTCACTCTTGTTGGCAGATTTCAGTTCCTGTGGCTCTAAACCTGTAGTCTCCATTCCATtctggctgggagctgggagctacACTCAGCTCCTGGAGGCACCACATTCCCTGCCACGTGGCCCTCTCTATCTACAGTCCAACAGATGCATGTTGAATCCTTCCCGTGCTCTGAATCTCTGACTTTCCCTTCTGTGACCAACTAGAGAAAACAACTTTTCCAGGGGTCATGGGATTAGGTCAGACCCATCTAGGTAATCTCCCTATCTTTAAAGACAATAGATTTAGGACCTTAAATTACCTCTCCAAAATCTTATCAAAGTAGTACCTATATTAGTGTTTTTGGATCAGGCCTGGAAATGGCATATATGATTTTTCCCACATGCCATTGGTCAGAACTCATGACCCCATCTGGTCTGGCAAGGGGGCTGGCAACTGGTCTGGCTGTGTGCCCAAGAAGAAAGGACATGGATCTCTTGAACAAGTAGCCAGTCTCTATCACAGGTGTCCAATAAGCCCATATTTACCTGGCTGTTAAAATCCTTctttaggaacacctgggtggctcagtggttgagcacctgacttcggctcacatcatgatcccagaggcctgggatcaaatcccgcatcagggtcccacaggaagcctgcttctccctctgcctatgtctctgcctctctcatgaataaataaatacaatctttaaatcaatcaatcaatcagtcaaatCTTCCTATAGCTTACAAATAACCAGTACCATTTGACTTCCATCCTTCAGTGGCCCCAGCAGTTCCAGCATGTGAAGTACCCAATTCTGCTCTGAGTGGAACTGTGGTAGAATTGCGATGTCAAGACAAAGAAGGGAATCCAGCTCCCGAGTACACCTGGTTTAAGGATGGCGTTCCTTTGTCAGAGAATCCAAAACTTGGCTCCCAAAGCACCAACAGCTCCTATACAATGAATACAAAATCGGGAACTCTGGTAAGGTCATTTCAAGCATTGATCTGATAGCTGTCTtatatttggagaagaaaaattattagaactaaaATGATGGAGAATAGAGGGCTGATACTTAagtggagagaggaaggggcagtggGGAAAGATGGCAGTATATACCCAGGGAAGTGATGGAAAACCAGAGCTTGAAGACAATATAgagaactaataataataattttaactaattttaaaatgttcattcctTCACTCTACGAGTACACAATAACACTGAAAACCAGATCCTCTGGTAAATAATCAAGCATATTGATAAAGTGGCTCAATAATAAAGCACATTAACTGATGTGACTCCTTGAGGAGGAGCACACTCCCGCCCTTGCAGCACCAGCAGGCTCAGTCAGCAGGTCCAGTAGATTTTACACTGACATCTTGGGCAGAAAACCTGCCGTCACACTTTGctatatttacttttcaaatttattttttctcagagCAGGTGATAAAAGCCCCAAGGCAAGTTTGGAATGATATAGATTCACTTTCCGCACTTAGCCTCAACCCTTGAAATATCTTATGATGTCAAAGGGTTGTACCAGGGCAGAACAGAGATAGGTTCTTCCCTGAGAAATAAACAACTAAGACTCCAGTGTATGGATGATGATGGCTTCCTTTTAGTTACCAGTTATGTGCTAGTAGATCATTTATGGTTTTTGTCCAACTTATTGTTAATACTTACCCTTGGTCTTGCATTCCTGGTGAATATTTTTATGGTCTGGCTTTTGGGACAGTGAGGGATGATTTCATAAAGTGAAATACATGAGGGAAAGCTTCCTGTGCCATCATGTTGAATACAGAAAGAAGGGGGATGTAGGTAGTGGGTAATGTCaagtgagagaggaaagggagttAGTAGATCAAAAACTTGGCTGCTTTTAGGAACATATGTTGCATGAGGATCCAAAACCATGAGGAGGTGCTCCTTAGAGACTCATGGCTGTCATGGCTGCAGTCAACAGTGACCACAGCAGTACTGAGCGTGTGACAGGAGGCATCAGAAGCAtgatccaggcacccctctcaccCTCTGTGCTGGTCCTGGCAGAATCCTCTAAGGTGTTCAAGACCCACtgtgttccctccctccctgcctgtccactaacttcctccctccctcccttcccttccttcccgtcatccatccatcaattcatctatccatccatctttgcttccctcctctcctcccctcccttctttccttccttcccccccttcTTTCCCCCTggccatccttccttccttcccatccatccatctttacttccctcctctctttctcccccttccttcctccatgccatccatccatctttgcttcctccctccctcccctttcccctgCCATCcctctatctatccatctatcttttcttcctttctatggTCATACCTTTCCGTTGTTTTGGCCGAGAGTAGAAGGAGCAAAGGTTAGACCTTAATCCtttcagaattttcaaaaatcCCACACTTGATAGAATTTGTAATCCTATAAACTACACTGATTGAGATTTTCCTAGACCCTATGCTACTTCCTGGTAGTTGCTCTGGCCTTTTAGAAGAAACGTTCATGATTTGCCACTGTAGTGAACTCACTTGTGGCCAAGAAAACTGCATTCACCCTTTCAAGCCAGGGAGACCTTCCTTTACAAATGGCATTTCCTGGGAATTAGAAATACCGACAAAACTTAATAGTACTGGGtgctataaactttaaaaaatgcccaGTGCCTTTCTAACCATACTACTTCCTCAGTATCACAAAACAAAGACACTTCCCCATATATATTTAAGTCTTTCCCTGTCAAAATAAACAGGAAACCTAGCTACTTACCCCTTGAAGGCATGGCAGTCTTGAATTCACAGTAAAGATATCAAGTCCCGAGTCATGAAAAAGGGAAGACCAACTTAATGCTAAAGTTCAAGGGACATGGTTACTTTAGGAGTCTACTTACagatttattgctttaaaaatatatttattttccttccacaAATAGCAATTTAACACTGTTTCAAAACTAGACAGTGGAGAATATTCCTGTGAAGCCCGTAATTCTGTTGGACATCGCAGGTGTCCTGGGAAGCGAATGCAAGTAGGTAAGCATGAAATATTGGGAGGAACAATGGTTTGCAGCCGGAGTGCAGGTGTACTTGGGGACAGCAAGGAGCGAAGGGTAGGATTGAGCGTGAGTGATTGGAAGAATAAACCAGAGGGAATGTTTCGAATGAGCTTGACATAATGTGTTGCAAAAAAGCCAGACAGGCTGTTCTTAGTCTATGTCCCAAACAAGCCAAGAATATTTAGCACTATGCTCTTCaagtttttgaatttttcaaatcatcgttttaaaaatatgcttgtcTGGACAGTCTTCTTTGAAACAGAAGCTAAGAATTGTATACATTTCTCAGGGTCAAGGATTTGGTATGGGGTTAAGTTGCCAGCTCTGTCACTACATATTCTTGAGCAAATTATTCAACCTCAGTCTCCccaaaatagaaatagtaatatGCTATCTTCATTGGGTTCTAGCTCAAtcggtagaacatgcaactcttgatctcggagtcatgagttcaagtcccacatggggagtAGATCTTtcataacaaaaagaaaaataatcgaTATCTGAAAAGGTTACAATACCACTGGCATATTGTGAGCACTCTCAGGAGTTGGCTATTTTAGTTGCTTGATAATTTTTTCAGTCCCCTAAAATACAGTGCTTTACTTACCACAGAGTGGGCTCTCAAAAAAGACATGTCAAGTGTAGTTGTGAATCTCTATTTGCTATAAAACATAGCTGCCATATATTTCACAAAATGAGCTTCTTAGAAGTCAGTAAAATTAGTACTCAGAATCTTTTTCAGATTCTATGAGTTTCAGAGCAAacactctttttaattttatttttaataatttggttCATTTCTCCCTTTGTGAAAGTCCTGTGTTTTGAAAAAGATTGTGGAATAGGACTAGCTAGAGGTGGCACCTGCAGCTTAAAGTTCACTCGGGGGCAGGGGGGACTGCATTCTGGAGCAGAATACCCACAGCTCCCCTGGTTCAGGAGCTTATCCTCATCTTTGTGAGgtcagaaattcattttttcaatGTGCTGAGAGATATGCCGGTATATGCACACTCATCTGCATTATTTATGGACACTTAAACtcttggcattattttttttaaatatataatcttattaGACCTCAGGATACCCTAAAGTATAAGATATTTAGTAGTATATTCTAATTTCCAcccatgtctttttaaaattcagggatACATATTAGCCATCCAATTCACTCAAGTTTTGACAGTTATAGTCAAACATAAGCATTTGCTTAAGATACCAGAAAGTACTCCTCCTCTTAGTGCTACTTTGGAATTAGCTTTAGAAAAATTCATCAGAACATGTTTAAAATTAATGCATTAATACAGTGTTTTCCtaacttcattcatttatatactattcccatgggtttttttttttttactgtaacttTATACCACCTGcactattactatttattttttctttaaatgatcctgtttaatttctttttctttttttttaagatttatttatttatttatttatttatttatttatttatttatttatgatagacgtagagagagagagaggcagagacccaggaggagggagaagcaggctccatgccgggagcccgatgtgggactcgatcccggaactccaggatcgcaccctgggccaaaggcaggcgctaaaccgctgagccacccagggatccctgatcctgTTTAATTTCAATGCCTAATTTAACCCTATCTCAAGAAATAATATCTGGGATGTCATGGTCTTAACATactagttacattttttttaagcaggcagtaaataaatacagaacGGCTGAAATTTAATAGTATGTGTTTGCTAGTCTTACCACTTGAATTTGACCATGATTTTCACATATCTACTCTTTCTGCTATAAGTTagcttaaaagttaaaatttgttcatttaattctcatCCATTGATCCCAGATGTTTCGTGCCCTTGGGCTGGAATTTATTATCTTTTGATACATAAGGATTTGTGAAACCACATGTCAAGGTTTCTTCATGAGTGATCACTAATAACTTATAACCCAAACCCAAATCTGTTCTAAAGAAGCTCTGTTTGAAGTATAGAAAGAAAGTAAATACAGATTTGGTGATTTTTCCCAGGCTGCCCCCTGTAAAACTTGTGGGAGACTTCACTCACACTTAGCATTTTAACAGCttgcttcctatttctttttggttAGAATAATAACACCATCGTTTTactgtggccttttttttttcaaagaaaaaaaaatattcttatatgtgTTGTTACATTTTCTCTTTAGTGAGGCATTAGGCGGTTATAGAAGTTGCTTCAATAACTCACAGTCAATGGCAAATGGCATGAAATCAACTCATCTCTAACTTACAGGCTTACAGGCTTACAGGCTTCTTCCATTTCACtgaaaaaagtagaatatatttaTACCGTAACTTACAGaataagacagtttttttttttttttttgttagaatcTGCCCTTTGGTTGAATCCTTCATAAATGTCACATTTGTTGACTACTACAAAGAAAATAGTAGCTACAGTTTGGTTTTAAGGAGTTTCATATAGTTATTACTTTGCCTTATATAATGATTATTATAGATTTTTCCCTATTAATTTCATTTTGCCTTAGATTATGAATATTGTGGAATTTTTCCCCTCTCTGCTATTTtttgtaagtaaataaaaagctgGATCTCATTGACCTCTCAATGTTCAATGctcaagcaaaaatgaactgaggtttttgtttgtttctttttaagattttacttttaagtaatctctatatccaatgtgggggCCCAAACTTATAAtattgagatcaagagtcacatgctctactgatggagccagccaggtgtccctaaaaatgaACTGAGTTTATATGAAGCAATAGCTAATGTTTTCTACTCTGGTCAAATTGCTCAGTCTTCTAAAAGAtgtattcagttttctttctttaaaaaaaatcagttaatatttcagaattaatataattctgaattctgaattaatataattcagttaatatatgagaaaattaataaCCCTTGCCATTAGAAACAAATTTTGAGACCAAAAAGTTTTGTGATAAGCATACTCacttaaacatttctaaaaaaaaatctttcccaaaaTGTGCAGtgcttttattaaatatataaaattactgtTGAGAAAATGCTAtctaatattttctccaagttatTCAATCCCATGTTAAGTaatacttgcttttattttatttttttaaagattttatttatttatttatgagaggcagagtaggcacaaggagccctatgtgggactcaacaccaggaccccaggatcacaccccaagctgaaggcagacgctcaaccactgagccacccaggtgtcccgctaatacttgcttttaaaaactagaactctttgaggaattgttcttttaaaaagtacaggtaatttatatattaatcaaTACATAGGAAGTATCCAAATGACAGAGGTATGTGGCTCATGAAATCCTTATGGACAAGCTGGAGACATGTATCTCAGATTAAATATTTAGATGGATTCCACATAGTTGGACCCATACCAAGAGGGTGTAATAAATTTCATTATATGAGGGGAGATGTGTAATAGCCTGTCTGTAGTTCTTTCCCTAACAAAGTCATAGTCAACATTTTATTAATGACTTGAATGAGTATATTTTTGATGCAGTTcccaattacatatatattaatctTGAAAAGTCAATAATCTGATTCTTGGACAACAGAATCAGTATCTGAAGAAATCTTACAGGTTGGTAACATGGTAGTGATTTCAAACTTGGGTCCAAAAAACTCCAGTTGTATTAGGTTAGAAGAAAGATGACTTAATTAATGGCAATAGGAAAAAGTCTTAGGgagtttaattcattttaaatttaatgggATGACAATTTAatggcatgtgtgtatgtgtataaagtacacacacacacaagcccaattcaaaccgctgcgccacccagggatcccacaagccCAATTCAAGAAAGGTGtttctgactcttagttttgcaAGAATCTTACATTTAAAGATCTTCCTTAAATGTAAGATTCTTGCAAAACTTAATTCTGTTAATATATTCAATCCATTTTGAACCTTGTCCGGGAACTGAATCTATTTAACTGGCTTCAGCAGCATGAAACTATCCATGTGTATGGAATAGCTGCAAAGGGGAAgcttatttgaatttttccagTTTCATAACTACATCTGTACATCTTTTGACCCAACTTCACGCATGGCTTATTTTGCATTCCAGATGATCTCAACATCAGTGGCATCATAGCAGCTGTAGTAGTTGTGGCCTTAGTGATTTCTGTTTGTGGCCTTGGCGTGTGCTACGCTCAGAGGAAAGGCTACTTTTCCAGTAAGTGAATTTCATCCTTCTTTGCTAGACAACTTCCTGTGGGTCTAGAGTTTTCTTATGAGACCTTCTTTCTCCTAATGAGTTCCAGCAAACTgtagagaatattttttccttaatttttctgcaGTAAAAAATGTCCAAGATGATATGTGGGTGAGTTGTAAAGCACCTATGTAAAGCACACATAGGGAGAAAAGGCAGAGCTTCCTCATCACAACATTCAGGAAACACCACAGTATCTGTGAGATACACACTGGAGTAGTATAATGCAGTGGTGCTGGGAGATATTTAACATATATGGATGCTTATAATATGTTGACATCTATTTAAAAGCCCTGTATTTTAAGTTAGGAATTATATATTTCAAGATGTAAATTGATTTCCAGTTTTATCCCAAGAAGTTTCATtgaaataaatcagtgaaatagTTTATCAGTGTAGAACAGTGGAATGTTGAATGTCAAATTTAGCACCACTGTATATATAGCATTGTTGAATAAAAACTATAGTGTTACAGTTGCTTCTGAACAAAGTTGAGACCTATACTAACTCAAAACCCCTATTTGATGATAAAATAGGTTTGATATGagtgagattaaaaaataacattttgttctCTTGTTGTATTTCTTTACTCCCAGTCTTTAAAATTATCCGAGACCTCAAAAGCTGTAGAACTCCATCAAGTGCATTGGGAATAGTGTAcgaaacagaatttttaaaacagaataataaataaatttatagcaTAAACAAGTTTTAGACTCACTGTTTTATAGTGAACATTAATTTTAGAACTTAGGTTTAAAAAACATACTAACATAAAACTTAACCTATAAATAGGTattaaatgtcataaaatatttcCACGAGCATTGTTTCAAGAATACTCCCTATAATTAAGAATAGCTGCTCTGTGAATTAATAACTCTTTCCTTGATGCTCCAGTCTTAGTCTagtgtaaatataattttatgaatgGAATCCAGCTGAGTCCCCCTGCTGGTCACCAGTGAAGGTACAGACAGATAAAATTATTCATGTAAAATTCCTGTTCTTTTAACTCTACTTCCAAAGGGTTTCTGTCTGAGTATTTTTATTGGAGACTTGgtgacatttttcttaaaatagtgaGTTAATTAAAGATCTGACTTGGGTACTAGGAATTCATTAGTGAAGAATACTACTCCCATTCTCAGCTGGCAGAAAATCTGTCCAAGGGGATCATTTTCTTGAACTTGATTTCAGACAGGAGTTGGCAATCTGTGACCGGAGGACCAAATCCAGCTGCCACCTGTTTTTCTGTGGCCCACaagctaagaatgtttttttttttttcaaatgaacagTTACTATCTGTTTTTATAATAAGGAAGGAACACTAACCAATCCCAAGTAAGAGAAATGTTATCTGCGCCTTCCAACAAAGAACTCTATTCTTCCAATTAATAGACCTATACCAAAGACtttgattattattatattttaaattttataaatatacatttttggaaACTTGGCCTCTCTTATTATATAACTACCTACTTAATATCCTCAATTCTACATCTTGACCCTCAAAGCCTAGGTATTTGTCTTGTGGCCCATTACAGAGAAAGTTTGTCAACCCTTGATTTAGAAAGTACAAATGTCACCAAGAGAGAATCaatattgagaaaaagaaattaagcctAAACTCACTTTTAAATGAATGTGTATCATACAGTATTAACTCTTGCACTAATGATCTATACTTATTCTTTTGTAGAAGAGACTTCGTTCCAGTAAGTATACTTTCTTAAATGCATGCCTTTCCCCGCCCCCATCAGCTAATCTTCTGTTAATCATCTATTTAAAGTCAAATGTGGAAAGTTGAGTTATTTGAGTTATTTATTAGTCAAATGTGGAAAGTTGAGTTATTTGAGAGTTTTATCCTATGGGAAGTGACTGTGATTCATTGAGAAATACACCTCACTTCATGCTTCATGCCTGTCAATGTTGTTTAATTACCTAGAGAAGACATATAGTCATTCTTTTACTCTGTAGGCATTTTCAACATACTACCTTAAAAAATATGCTGCATTttgctaaatttaaaattttcaaataaaattttacttagcaGCTATTTTCACATGTACTTGAATACTTCTTCTGTGCCCAACACCGTCCTAGGGAGTGGCAAAacagcagagaacaaaacagGCCCCAACAACTCTCTGCCTCATGGAGTTTACGTAGAGAAAGGCGGAAAGTAAACCATATGTAAACTCTACAGTATGTCAGACTGTGATAAGTATTATGGAGAAAACTAAAGCAGAGAGGAGAATAGAGAATGCACAGGGTAGGAGTGGAGATTGTCCTTTAGGATGGTTAGGGAGAGCTTCACTGACGAAGTGATATTTGAGAAGGATGTGAAGGAGCGGAAAGAACAAGCCATGCAGATACCCTTGAGAAGAACATTCAAACGGAGGAGAAGGAATAGATGGAAAGATCTGGAGGCCAGGCAGGCCTGGAGTGTGTGGGACACATTGAGATCAGTGTGGCTAAAACAGAGTGAGGATGATGGAAAGAAGGGATGAGTGCACAAAAGTAGTGGGGGTCAGATGACATGGAACCTCTCCTAAGCTGTGAAGGTTTGACTTTGATTCTAAGTAAGATGGGAAGTCATCGGAAGGCTCTGAGTCAGGGAGTAGTATCCTGTTATTTAATTCTTAGAAGCTCACATTCACTGCTCGATTAAGAATAAACTATAAGGTAGCAAAAAGtggaggaagcagggagaccagttggGAAATGGCTCAATAATTATCCAGCCAAGAGAAAATGGTGGCTGGTTCCAAAGCAAAGGTGTTGGAGATGTGGAGAAGTGATAAGATTCTGGatacattttgaataatttaCTGATTGGTTGGATGTGGAGatatgggagaaaaagagaaaaaggtagcTTCAAGGCTATGAGAGGAATGGTGTTATCATTTACTGAAATATGCAAGACTTTAGGAGAAGCAGGTTTGGGGGCATTAGGTGGAAAGGTCtggaatattttggaattttaatatttgagatgCTGATTAGACTTCCAAGTAGAGATAATTAGTAACAGAATATATAACCTGGAGTTTGGAAAAATATCTCAACTAGGATTAGAAATTTAGGAATCACTGCTGTATGATGAGATCACCAAGTTGGCGCGCACTTGATTTGTGACTGTCCTTTCTTTGTACATGGAAACGGCAGACCCAACCCAGATCTATGGGCGTTCCCCTCTAGTCTCAGCTGCTGTGGCTTCAGATGCTTCCTGGTATTCTAAGTCTTTTTGAAGACTTAACTGCCACTAATTTCCCGTTCCCAGACTTCCTGCTCAAACCTGGTCACTCAATCTAATCATATCCCGCTACAAGTCCAAGATGAGCTCCAAGTTATCAGGATTAGCAGTAGCAAAGGAGGAGAATTCAGAAAACAGAGTTACCTGATGGTATAGCCACCCTGCATCCCCACTCTGGGCAATTGTGAGGACTTCCACTTTTGTTGAGTAAGATGGAAAGTaactggagggttttaagcagaagaaAGCATCATCTTATATAAGGAGAAAAGTTGGCATTGCTACCTCGAGGGAGGTTATTCTTCTCTTCAACCATAGGGTCTCTTAATAACCAAGTAGGAATCTGGGAGGTAGTATCTTTACTCCTAAGCATGTCTCCTGCCATTTGTCAAATCCATGGCCCTTAAAATTTGTTGATTATTGAATTGGATGT
This genomic window from Canis lupus familiaris isolate Mischka breed German Shepherd chromosome 31, alternate assembly UU_Cfam_GSD_1.0, whole genome shotgun sequence contains:
- the LOC119867047 gene encoding junctional adhesion molecule B, with amino-acid sequence MARRSRHRLLLLLLRYLVVALGYHKAYGFSAPKGHQVVTATEYQEVILACKYPKKTISSRLEWKKLGRSVSFVYYQQALQGDFKDRAEMIDFSIRIKNVTRNDAGKYRCEVSAPSEQGQNLEEDTVTLEVLVAPAVPACEVPNSALSGTVVELRCQDKEGNPAPEYTWFKDGVPLSENPKLGSQSTNSSYTMNTKSGTLQFNTVSKLDSGEYSCEARNSVGHRRCPGKRMQVDDLNISGIIAAVVVVALVISVCGLGVCYAQRKGYFSKETSFQKSSSSSKATTMSENDFKHTKSFII